In the Sulfitobacter pacificus genome, one interval contains:
- a CDS encoding AraC family transcriptional regulator has product MHHAIPHQTCLPGIDAVSISSDRSFPRHSHDEFGIGIMEHGGQFSWSGRGTVEAAAGDVMTVNPNELHDGLGRKGQARRWRMLFFKPDAISTLLERPAGAIAIENPVIQSAYVSQTVRAAVNAVTDPLCDQAEAEERLLVAVRATLRAVPPDVPTVHLRPSIAVQRVIAKIEAEFDLPLSLHDFSTATGLSRFQVLRRFSKEVGITPHGFLTQLRVKRAKNAILSGHSLAEAAIAVGFADQSHMTRAFARQFGTTPGRYLAACGWRDCNILQS; this is encoded by the coding sequence ATGCATCACGCGATCCCACATCAAACCTGTTTGCCCGGCATCGACGCCGTTTCAATCTCCTCAGATCGGAGCTTTCCACGACACAGCCATGATGAATTTGGCATCGGCATTATGGAGCACGGCGGGCAATTTAGCTGGAGTGGTCGCGGCACCGTCGAAGCGGCTGCAGGTGATGTCATGACGGTCAATCCAAATGAACTGCACGACGGGCTGGGCCGGAAAGGTCAGGCAAGACGCTGGCGAATGTTGTTTTTCAAACCGGATGCGATCAGCACGCTTCTTGAGCGGCCCGCAGGGGCAATCGCGATTGAGAATCCGGTCATCCAATCGGCCTATGTCAGTCAAACGGTACGGGCGGCTGTGAATGCCGTGACGGACCCGCTTTGCGATCAGGCAGAGGCGGAGGAACGCCTGTTGGTAGCGGTCAGGGCAACCCTGCGCGCTGTACCGCCTGACGTGCCTACAGTGCATCTGCGACCATCCATAGCTGTGCAACGGGTGATCGCCAAGATCGAAGCTGAATTCGACCTTCCCCTTTCCCTGCATGATTTTTCTACGGCGACGGGGCTTAGCCGTTTTCAGGTGCTGCGCCGGTTTTCCAAGGAGGTTGGCATCACGCCGCATGGCTTCCTAACGCAGTTGCGGGTCAAACGTGCAAAAAATGCAATCCTGTCAGGGCACAGCCTTGCCGAGGCCGCCATCGCGGTGGGTTTCGCTGATCAAAGCCATATGACGCGCGCCTTCGCCCGCCAGTTTGGCACCACACCGGGGCGCTATCTTGCGGCCTGCGGATGGCGAGACTGCAATATCCTTCAATCCTGA
- a CDS encoding DUF992 domain-containing protein yields the protein MKRFMKLTTGAAVIAGTVFGGSAMAADNETVDHIELGSLSCDVGDGSGFIVGSTRDIVCTFNPVEEGLEDEIYVGEINRWGLDIGETTNGQMSWLVFAPTESEYSEGGLNGSYKGVSAEATLVVGLGANVMTGGSENTLALQPLSVNTQNGINFALGVGEINLQRMEQ from the coding sequence ATGAAACGTTTTATGAAGCTTACCACAGGTGCTGCCGTGATCGCGGGCACTGTATTTGGCGGATCAGCAATGGCTGCGGATAACGAAACGGTTGATCACATTGAATTGGGATCGCTGAGCTGTGATGTTGGCGACGGCAGTGGCTTTATCGTCGGCTCCACCCGCGACATCGTCTGTACCTTCAACCCTGTCGAAGAGGGTTTGGAGGATGAGATCTACGTGGGTGAAATCAACCGCTGGGGCCTTGATATTGGCGAAACGACAAACGGGCAGATGTCCTGGCTCGTATTCGCGCCTACAGAATCTGAATACAGCGAAGGTGGCTTGAACGGCTCTTATAAAGGCGTTTCCGCCGAGGCGACCCTTGTTGTCGGTCTGGGCGCAAATGTGATGACGGGCGGCTCCGAAAACACGCTGGCCCTTCAACCCCTTAGTGTGAACACCCAGAACGGGATCAACTTTGCCCTTGGTGTGGGCGAGATCAACCTGCAGCGTATGGAACAGTAA
- a CDS encoding DUF3309 domain-containing protein: MSTILIIVLILLLVGALPSWNHSKSWGYAPSGGLGLVLVIILILALTGRI; encoded by the coding sequence ATGAGTACGATTCTGATCATCGTTTTAATTCTGCTTCTTGTCGGGGCCTTGCCCAGCTGGAATCACAGCAAATCTTGGGGCTATGCACCCTCGGGTGGTTTGGGTCTGGTGCTTGTCATCATCCTTATCCTCGCGCTGACCGGCCGGATATAA
- a CDS encoding relaxase/mobilization nuclease domain-containing protein, producing the protein MDARDIDTGLGRKVMILKGSERGGANALATHLMNDRDNDHLSMVELRGFVSDTLSGALSEAHAISKATRCKQFMFSLSLNPPKDHTATEEEFLQAADRAEQALGLDGQPRAIVIHEKEGRRHAHVVWSRIDADEMKAINLSHFKNKLRDLSRDLFLDYGWVLPDGLATYGNKSPLNFTLEEWQQAKRQGVDPREIKQAFQQAWQRSDGVIGLCNALEERGYFLAKGDRRGFVALDVEGQVYSLAKWTGLKAKDVSAKLGSPNDLPSVDDTRLRIRSKISQQMRDYIAQIKTRHCEDAEPLRLEQRTMKRAHGSERERLKKGQEQRWSSENNMRCDRLNKGLRGLFDRLSGKVKTIRSANEFEARQCAKRDQEQRDFMIKAQMKERQELQVRVQKLRSKQKQDRVLLARNISSSLRRKNVSPQPSKTMSRRFGHDLSL; encoded by the coding sequence ATGGATGCGCGCGACATTGATACAGGCCTTGGGCGTAAAGTCATGATCCTCAAAGGTTCAGAACGCGGCGGTGCAAATGCATTGGCAACTCACCTTATGAATGATCGCGATAATGATCATCTATCAATGGTTGAATTGCGCGGATTTGTGTCAGATACTTTATCTGGGGCTTTGTCTGAAGCTCACGCAATTTCAAAGGCCACGCGTTGTAAGCAATTTATGTTTTCTCTGAGTTTGAATCCTCCCAAAGATCATACTGCTACTGAGGAAGAATTTCTTCAGGCCGCTGATCGTGCGGAGCAAGCACTGGGATTGGATGGTCAACCACGCGCCATAGTCATTCACGAAAAAGAAGGCCGCCGTCATGCGCATGTTGTATGGTCGCGCATAGATGCTGATGAGATGAAGGCGATCAATCTTTCGCACTTCAAAAACAAGCTGCGTGATTTGTCGCGTGATCTGTTTTTGGATTATGGTTGGGTGTTGCCTGACGGCCTTGCCACCTACGGCAACAAAAGCCCTCTAAATTTCACATTGGAAGAATGGCAACAGGCTAAACGTCAAGGCGTTGATCCAAGGGAAATCAAACAAGCTTTCCAACAGGCATGGCAGCGCTCGGACGGTGTCATTGGTTTGTGCAATGCGCTCGAAGAACGCGGCTATTTCTTAGCAAAGGGTGATCGTCGAGGGTTCGTGGCATTGGATGTTGAGGGCCAAGTCTATTCGTTGGCTAAGTGGACAGGCCTTAAAGCCAAAGATGTTTCGGCTAAGCTTGGTTCACCTAACGACCTTCCATCGGTGGATGACACACGTTTAAGAATTCGCTCCAAAATCTCACAGCAAATGCGTGACTATATCGCTCAAATCAAAACCCGCCATTGTGAAGACGCTGAACCACTTCGATTGGAACAGCGGACAATGAAACGTGCGCATGGCTCTGAGCGTGAGCGTCTGAAAAAGGGGCAAGAGCAGCGTTGGTCATCAGAGAACAATATGCGCTGTGATCGCCTCAACAAGGGCCTGCGTGGTTTGTTTGATCGCCTGTCAGGGAAAGTCAAAACCATTCGATCCGCCAATGAGTTTGAAGCACGGCAATGTGCCAAGCGTGACCAAGAACAACGCGATTTCATGATCAAGGCGCAGATGAAAGAGCGTCAAGAATTACAGGTACGTGTTCAAAAGCTACGTTCTAAGCAAAAACAAGATCGCGTTCTCTTGGCGCGAAACATCTCATCCTCCCTTAGACGCAAGAACGTTTCACCTCAGCCGAGCAAGACAATGTCTCGTCGGTTTGGGCACGATTTATCATTGTAA
- a CDS encoding type IV secretory system conjugative DNA transfer family protein, which yields MLEFLFYQHGWLRLLLVVIPSGLGFFIGWLMASHNKQLRQLLLIIVAALTLFLLVFNNNALGWSLAMFAGICGFFIAFGYWFKTSVSKLSETPTTFGSSRWANDRDLVAHNVAGLGGIRLGKVKGETMDQPISYRGDRHLLTVAPTRSGKGTTQIIPNLLTYEGSMLVIDPKGENALITAQRRMDMGQDVHIVDPWGITNSSGFEVSRFNPLDWLDKADLDVTENAMLLADALVVGDNHADSFWTEEAKALLQGVILYVATDDQEDGQRHLGRVRDLLLLDGEQQQEFFRHMLNSHHHVVASTGARCLQKEPKLIANVMASAQAQTHFLDSIRLQDSLRMSDFKFDDLKSKPMTIYLVLPADRLNAFSRWLRLLVQQAVTVNARNIEQKPKRPVLFILDEFASLGRLTMIEQAYGLMAGFGMQLWGIVQDLNQLERIYDKGWQSFIANAGVINYFGSTDKMTSEYFSSICGETTVWNFSSALSRAFGTSSGQGGGSSSDTQTSSDTRAATQRKLIYPDELMRLQDDQQLVLIGNMPPLMARKTPWFKDNDLKAIGVNLNNAAKQPEGTSEVSP from the coding sequence ATGCTGGAATTTCTCTTTTACCAACATGGCTGGCTCAGATTGCTGTTGGTCGTCATTCCATCTGGACTTGGATTTTTCATAGGATGGTTGATGGCCAGCCATAACAAGCAACTGCGGCAATTGCTGCTTATCATTGTTGCCGCACTGACGCTGTTTCTTCTTGTCTTCAATAATAATGCTCTGGGATGGAGCCTTGCAATGTTTGCGGGGATTTGCGGGTTTTTCATCGCATTCGGCTATTGGTTTAAAACCAGTGTTTCAAAGTTATCTGAAACGCCAACAACTTTTGGATCAAGTCGATGGGCGAATGATCGCGATTTAGTCGCTCACAATGTTGCTGGGCTGGGCGGCATTCGGTTGGGTAAAGTCAAAGGCGAAACCATGGATCAACCGATTTCTTATCGCGGGGATCGCCATTTGTTGACTGTGGCACCGACGCGCTCTGGGAAGGGCACAACGCAGATCATCCCCAACCTGTTGACCTATGAAGGGTCCATGTTGGTGATTGATCCCAAAGGAGAGAACGCCCTGATCACGGCGCAACGCAGAATGGATATGGGCCAAGACGTTCACATTGTTGATCCATGGGGCATCACGAATTCATCTGGATTTGAAGTATCACGGTTTAATCCGTTGGATTGGTTAGATAAAGCCGATCTGGATGTGACGGAAAATGCAATGCTTCTTGCTGATGCTTTGGTTGTTGGAGACAACCACGCCGATAGCTTTTGGACTGAAGAAGCCAAAGCTTTGCTGCAAGGTGTCATCCTATATGTGGCGACTGATGATCAGGAAGATGGGCAACGGCACTTGGGCCGCGTTCGTGACCTACTTTTGTTGGATGGGGAACAACAGCAAGAATTCTTCCGCCATATGCTCAACTCGCATCATCATGTTGTGGCGAGCACGGGAGCACGATGCTTGCAAAAGGAACCCAAGTTGATAGCCAATGTGATGGCCTCAGCGCAAGCTCAAACACACTTCTTGGACAGTATCCGCTTGCAAGACAGCCTTCGGATGTCGGACTTCAAATTTGATGATCTGAAATCCAAACCAATGACGATCTATCTGGTGTTACCAGCGGACCGTTTGAATGCTTTTAGTCGGTGGTTGCGACTGCTTGTGCAACAAGCTGTCACCGTGAATGCGCGCAATATCGAGCAAAAGCCAAAGCGTCCTGTCCTGTTCATTTTGGACGAATTTGCATCCCTTGGGCGGTTAACCATGATTGAGCAAGCCTATGGCTTGATGGCGGGCTTTGGCATGCAGCTTTGGGGCATTGTTCAAGACCTCAACCAACTGGAACGTATCTACGACAAAGGGTGGCAGTCATTCATCGCGAATGCGGGGGTCATCAACTATTTTGGCTCAACGGACAAAATGACGTCTGAGTATTTTTCTTCCATCTGCGGTGAAACAACTGTTTGGAATTTCAGTTCAGCGCTCTCACGCGCATTTGGGACATCATCTGGTCAAGGCGGGGGATCATCGTCTGACACACAGACCAGTTCAGACACTCGCGCTGCGACCCAAAGAAAGTTGATCTATCCTGATGAGTTGATGCGCTTGCAAGATGATCAACAGCTTGTCCTGATTGGCAATATGCCCCCGTTGATGGCGAGGAAAACGCCATGGTTCAAAGATAATGACCTCAAGGCAATTGGTGTAAATCTGAACAATGCCGCCAAGCAGCCTGAGGGTACGTCGGAGGTTAGTCCGTGA